The sequence below is a genomic window from Xiphophorus maculatus strain JP 163 A chromosome 18, X_maculatus-5.0-male, whole genome shotgun sequence.
gctgttttatgaaaaacagaattaaatgcatttatttctcCCTTTAAAagcaactgaaacattttcctaATTTCTTATGTTTACAAAGGAAGTGGTCACAGCTGCAGTTTAAAGCTGagtcactgcaaaaacactaatcttaccaagtaattttaatttagtttctagtgcaaatatctttgttacttgaaataagatgaaactaaCTCAttagtaacttttaagcaagaaacaggagattattttaactgaatagatctttaatattgatgaaaaagttctggttctctgcagattatttcatttgtgacacgggaaaaatatatttttataagtgaaataatcacatccagaactttttcttatttatttaaaataagctcctatattttgctgaaaacttattaaaagtcagttttgtctaatttcaagtaactgaaatatttgcactagaaatacttgataagattttgtgattttgcagtgaTCTATAAATGCTGTTTATTACTTTGTTTCTAAACTGTCAGTTTCTTTGTTTCGCCAGTTTTGAGTTTGAAGTGATGTGCTTTGGGTAGTTTAAGCTTAAAAACGTCgttcaggaaacaaaaacagtatttaTAAACGAAGCTGCTTATGAACGAAAGATCAAATATTGACAGGAAGAGATGTTTTAATAATGTGAATCCATAGAAAACAAGCTGGTTTTGTCCGAGTTTTTACAGAAATTGACCCAAAATCAACTCAAGATTTTTACAGGAATGGTCCAACTTTAGAGAAATCAAGTAAAACATAcgtatatacagctctggagaacattaagagaccacttaagaTTATCAGtttgtctgattttactctttataggtttatgtttgagtgaaatgaacattattcttttattctatgaactactgacaacatctctctgaaattcaaaacagaaattttgtatttttttgcagaaaatgacgAAAAAGAAGcagcgctttcagacctcaaataatgcaaagagaaaaaaaacaagttcatattcatttagaaacaacaatattaatgttttaactcaggaagagtcagaaatcagtatttggtggaaaaaccaggaaGTTTTCAACAGGGTTCAGTGCTGTGGGCTCttagttgtttttaatatatataaatatatttatttatatacatatataccaAATATATACCAAGTATATACTAAATTATTTCCAAAGCATGTCATTCTTTCTGGGTGCTTAAcaatttgctgttttattttcccaaatCAAACTAACAAATTTCAATTTTTCTCTtgcaatttacatttttttcaaattgctgttgaacattcacattttacagTGCACATAAATCCTGAAACAGTTGAAtaataccaataaaaaaaaaataaaaccgcATCCATGGGGATTTCTGTATGAATGGAGACGCAACATGGCAACATTCACACAAAGAGCTGCTGGATTTCTGTCTGTGTTGCTTTAAAGGGCCTCCCAGTTCATTTTCTCCTCATTCTGACGCGTTATTTTTACCCCCAACCCgctaaaaaaacccaaaaaacaataatctgtaaagaaaaaaaaaaacgggctGTGAAATGTGGAAGCAAATGGACAGAGAGTCCGCCGAGGAGGACGGGActgggaggagggaggaagaatGAGTCTCTCCCACATAGAGACGTATCAATGAACGCACCCAGTCGACATCAGAGGCCCAGGCATTCTTGCAAAgcggcaaaaataaataaataaaagagcagCACACTCGCCATTCGGATGAATAATTCAGAGCCGCATTTTCCCCCAACATATGAATGAAATCCACGCAGAAATTCgtcattttttccctccatatTCTCGCATCTcgcttgttttcattttattgtcgTGTTTTAATTGTTGCAGCTGCTCTGTCTCCATTCCGCCCCTGCTGCTCGGACTCATTAACACACCCCGATATTATGttatatgtttttatgaatGGGACCGGGCTTCGTGTTCGCACTGCGCCTTCAGACATGCAGCAGAAATAAAGGCCGCCATCGCaagaataacaacaataaaagcaacaagCGTCGGGCCTAAAGGTGGGAACGAGAGAAGGATCCGGAGGAGAAATGAAAAGAGAGGAACGAGTGGGTGAGAGGATGGAGAGAGGAAACCAGAGAGAGATGGGGGGAGGGGGCCGATTAGAAAAGGGAAGAATGAGAGGAGGGGTGAGAATAAGGGAGAgcgagggagggagagagagagagggaaaaaatcacatttcattcataaagtttggctttaaaaatcataatgaAACCCCGAGACACGTTGATAAAAATCACAACGCCTCCATCCCTCCTTCATCCCACTTTCATGACGCGATGCTGGCCCTTAAACtcctcttttttcctcctcctttctccCCGTCATGCATTTTACACACTGGCTGATTTCGggattgtttttaaagcaagGCGCAGCAGAATCAGAACCGTTGCATGGCTTCGGGTTTGGCTTTTAAAACGCGCTCTTTCTcactctgtgtttgtgtgtgtgtgtgtgtgtgtgtgtgtgtgtgtgtgtgtgtgtgtgtgtgtgtgtgtgtgtgtgtgtgtgtgtgtgtgtgtgtgttgagtgtgtgttgggtgtgtgttgagtgtgtgttgagtgtgtgtgtctccttTTTCTGGCGTGTAATGAACGAGCGGCGGCTCCCGCATGAATGTGGCCGCACATTTATCCCACAGTGGCGTGGATGTCTCGGGTGTGGGGTGTATGCTGTTGATCCAGGACTACGTAATGGTGTTTTGTATTCTCGGCTGCTCGCTGAGCTGCACAGCGCCGACCGCTAACAGCccaggatgctgctgctgctgctgcttgttccTGTGGAAATGAGGGAtgtaaggaataaaaataaggaCTTACTCGCCCTCCATGGCTCGGTGTTGCCCGCCGCTTGCAGCAGCCCACCCCCAGGctctcctctctccctcttcttTTTATTCCTCCTTTCAGGAAACACTCAGACTCGCTTCACATTCTCTCTCCATCTGCTCTCATTTTCCTAATCTtcctctctctcgctctctctctctcttactctCTCCACCTTGATGTCGTTTCGGTGTATCAGGATAGGCTTGAGGTTGCAGCAGCCATTTTCCGCTGGCAGcatcctccctccctccctccctccctccctgcctcctcttcctccctctcttcctctccctctacCTGCCCTGTGCCAGCACATCCGCACTAATCATTGACAGCATCTCCTCTCTTGGTGGGCCGCTCACTTCCCCACAGCTCACTGTAAATGATCGGAAATGTGAGCCGAGCTGGTTTTATATCTGCTGGTGTCATAAAGCATGAATGACCTCTGGTTGATCctccgaaaaaaaaaaaaaaaaacgacagaagcctcagattttattttaatttaaataaaaatatctataaatatttccgttttattttatttatttattttttttttaattgcatgtAGGAGGGAAATAACTCTTCCTGTAGTCATTAATGGAGTGAAGGTTTCAGAACCGCGGACAGCGACAGGCGGCGCTCCTTACTGCGCATGCGCAGTAGGAACTTCATTCTACACAGTTAAATTCATTCCTTTTGGactttttcaatgtttttgaaatggtttCATGTAACAAACCAAAAGATAGCAATTTATAATTGTGAGACGGATAATTAATAAagcatctgaaaagtgtggcatgcgtTTATATTCAGGAAACATGAATGACCTCTGGTTGATACTCCGAAAAAAACGACagaaacaatatattttattttacaatttaaaaaatgtctataaatatttttgttttatttttttaaacatgcttGAAAATTGCATGtaggaggaaaataaatgtagtaAATGGAGTGAAGGTTTCAGCACCGCGGACAGCGACCGGCGGCGCTCCTTACTGCGCCTGCGCAGTAAGGAGCTTTATTCAACGGTTAAATTCAAACCTCCTGAACTTTTTCAATGCGTTTTTCTTTTCGGGACCTTGTGTAATGGACTAAAAGAAGGTGACGTCTAAATGTGAACTGGATGAATAATAATACATCTGAatagtgtggcatgcatttgtattcatcaAACATGAATAACCTTTGATTGGTCCTCCGAAAATGACCaaagttacatattttattacaaattttaaaaatataaatcaatatttttgttttatattttaaatagttaaaaatgGTGATTATTTTGCCTGTAGGAGGAAAATAACTCTTTCTATACCAATTAATGGAgtaatgaagtattttttttaaatatgtataaatatatttgttttatttaataatagttttaaaattatgattaaTTTTCCTGTAgcaggaaaataattcatattattcAAGACCTAGCTTCTCCCCCACAACCTCcccgctcagctccttcagactagccagcagcaattagcaaaccccTGGAGGAactgagctcattgtaggagacacttctcagtgaaacgctggtaaaaacattaatggGTTAACATAGGAGCCATGTTatggtgacttcctgaaggtggagtttcagaatgagcaggagtttttaaagagacagagacccaattccAAGGTATTGAAGTAGGAAGTAACATTTCTGTTAAGTCATATctgatatatgtagcatttttaaaacaacttaagcTAACATAgtaacttgattgtgctataaaatgtcgctatgtgtctggaaaacataTAATGCCGCCCCTTTAGGTGGTTATTTGGTGGAAGAATCAATGTTGATGGTAGAAATGGAGTGAAACTGACTCCACCACTGTGAAgatggtttgtttgtttgttttaaagaactGACGTCTGTCCTTTATCTctctgctgtgaaaaaaattatatctatatactgtagatatatatgtatatagatatacatgtatatctatatacatATAGATATAGAAAAGAAAGGAGGTAGGATTAAATAAGTTCATTCTTCTGCCTACCTCTCAAACAAATGGTTTTCTAAATATATATCATAATATTTGAATTGTGGATGTGAATATGGTCGAGATaaagtaaaacttaaaatgtgaaaatgaaacactaaaTTTGCACCTTCTGCttataatttgttaaaaacatttagtgaatCTCCTGCAGGAACTTTTCTGAGTTCAATAAgttcaatttcttttcaaaagaaaattgagaaaatCAAGCTAGAAATGATAAAGCAATAGAGCTAAATAAATTCATAGATACGTAAAGGATTATTTTTGGAACAGTTTAttgcaaacaaataattttgttataaTATAAACCGTCCGGggaggaagtgacatcactggttagaaaacaatttttaatggCGTTTCTTTCAGTTGTGggcacaaaaaaaatttacatttctgaaagtaaagaagaaaataaaaagctctaTGCGTTTAATcaagcttaaaaaacaaaaaagtccaaggtaaatgttgaaaataatccagattaaacTCAGTTTGGTCTGTAGAGACGGACAGAGGGACCTGCAGGTCCGCTCTGAGGGAACTGCGGCGCCGGAGTTTGAAGCGGTCTGATGCTTCCTGGCGCGGCGGCGTGTTTGTCTCTGCATGGCTGAGTGTTCCCGGGGGCGGATTACACAATCATTTCCAGGTGTCGCGCGTATAAGATGACCTGCTCCGCCAGCTCTTTGGAGGGGATGGCCACCTCCTCCGTCCGCTGCTGCTGGCTGGTGAAGGTGTAGTAGCCGTCCCGGTTCTGAGTCCAGCCTCTCTGAGGACAAACGGGACAGAAACCTCATCAGGTCATCGGGTCGTTCTCTAATTCATGTGCAAAAACTTAGCTGTTCAAAGTTCACAGTGCGTGAAAACACACTGTGAACTTTCTGTCCTTATTAATGTGACGTTTTAAATGAGGATCAAACGAAGGTTTTTCCGTAACGTAAAATGTTTGTTATACCTTCTTGGCGTAGTCCGTCATCTTTTTGGGAGAGTTGAAGAAAAGAACTCTGGTTGCTTCACTGAACTGGATCTGTTCGTAGGCCTTTTCTATGCAACCCGCAATCTCATCACTGCAAgagaataaatacattaatctcAACAGGGCTGaagcgattaatcgattatttaaGTAATTGTCAGCCAATTTAGTAAATGATTCATTATTAATTGGagtacagactcaaaaaaagccatttgctgACAACACAATCAGAGCcgtaattaaaacaaaacctgtatgaaaaatacacacatttcacatttaaaagataaaaaatcttctttgtctgtaaatattttctaggCAGAGCTCCTCAAGTGGCACAGTTTCAGTTTCACCTGGTTAAGATTCTGTAAAAAGCTCCTATTAAACATCTTTTGCAATCCAATTATCAGTCGATTAATTCaaagaaataatcaataaatcagccCGACACTGTATTGATGTGTTAAACTTTTCATATGTTCATGTTAGGAGTAATATTTAGCTGctgattaattttttattacaaaaatataaagcgCTCACTAAGGGAATGTtatattgttgcattttaggcaataaaatgtaaattttcttatttattcttcTAGTATTGTATAAAAAAGCTTAAGTGGTCTAATGAAAGTGAGTTATGTTTCTGCCACAAATGGagtcaagaaaatattttccaatgCAACTTATAAAACTGCAGAAGCatgatttttcttaaattggGGAATGAAATATCCATCCATTtactgttaaaatgttatttaaaaaatgtagaaagaaaaGTATTAGAACCACcagcagattatttaaattataacatgagaaaaaatgGCTTGAAGacgtgaaataatctaccaaccAACTAgcattttttatcaatattaaggagttacctacttaaaaaaagctcctatatgttgctgaaaagttagttttgttttattttaagtgtaatgagatatttgcactagaaactgaaGAAATATACTTTGCagtagtttgtttttgcagtgtcgTCTATAGAGAATCTTGTTCTTTTGTCTCATTGtgatgaaatagaaataaaatataatatataaatcaGCTGCTGACCAGAGGAAGATCGTTTTCAGCTCTATTTgccctgacctttaacccctgaCCTTTTCCAATCGGTGACTGCACCACCCATGAACGCTGCTGACAACAGTtttcagtgtggaagttgttactgagTGAAGAACAGTCAGATCTAGCCATTAAGAATGAAATAAGAGATGGAGGAAGCCACCAAATTTTAGGGTTCATCTGATTCTTACCGGATGGTGTCCAGCAGAATATCTATGAAAAAGTTGTAACTCTCAGCTGGGATGTTTCCTTTGGCGAGGAAAACCTTGTTGTAGCTTCCCTCCATCAGGTACTGAGATGACAAGAGAGGAAGGATTAATTATTCATATCAGGTTGGGTCGTTGTGGACACGGTGTTGGAGAGAACAACATTTTAGAAACAACACATCCACCAACAACAGGCATTAGATCCTGAAGCTGTTTTCACACACAGAGCTCGTCTGTGTGGAAGTTTatctttaaatcttttacatttttacctgATTATACATGAAAATGTGCAAATCCATTTTATTGAGAGGAGGAATAAAACAGGACATGAACCAAACCTTCTGTGTCACAGTATGAAGAGGAAAGTCGATTAAGTTACAGTCTGTAGCAGCTTTACCTAACCTGATAAATCTGGATTAAGTTTAAGAACAACCAGCTGATAAAAAGTtgcaaacagattttatttttatttggccTGCTGTGTTCAACATTAAGAATATCTGAGACGTTTTAAAACGCATCAGGATAAAAgatcacatttaaatgtgttttagtcGGGGATGTTACACActttatattgttttacaatgaaataaaaactgcaatttttctctttaaataaaagtaaaaatgtgaaagaaatctttttttaaataacaaaattatttaaaaaatatattattaaaataaaaacaagtaaaactattatttttatttaaataaataaaaaagtcatataactgttatttaaaaacaaaacaatgttctttatttaaaagacaaactgtacttttaaaaataaattgtttagataaaaaagagaaataaatattgattgttaaaataaaatgagtttagttaaaagaaaaaaagaaaaactgttcattttgtaaatgaaagctaaaataattaaaaacatttttgtaaataaaataaaacatttagctgttcttttggtaaataaaaaattcaaaactgttcttttttcaataaaataaaaaaataaaaaagttattcCATTTTGtcagaacaaattaaataaaaatgaaattcaaatcTATAATAGATAAAAGTAAATTTGGTATTCTATCTTCCTGCTGCTTCCAGGAATCAATGACTGCACCTGTTCTAGGGAGACGGGATGTTTGATGTAAATGTTGGTCTGAATGTCTCGAGCGCTGAGCCTCTCCAGCTCTGTGTGAAACTCAGACACTCGGTTCTGAGAGAGCAGGAAGAGCAGGTTGAGTCCAAGCAACTGGTGCATGTAGGCGGCTGCAGGAAGTTCATCCCTAAAACAcgacaacaaacaaacaaaacatcttaCAATAGAAACTCAAGTGTTCAGAATAAATTCTCACAAGaatgtaaaagacaaaacatggGACATTACTTGTAGTCAAAGTAGTAACACTTTAGCTGAGCCATGTATCGCTCAAAAGACGGGATGTCTTTCTTCAGGATGCTCCACAGGGCTCCGATCTCAAGGACATCCCCTGAAACACGAGTCAGTTCTGATTAAAACTAATATTTCATTATAATGTCATCCCTGACAGCTGGAGCGCAACCCGATTCTGTTTACTTACGAGCTAAAATGAGCTGCTGCTTGGTGATCGCAGAGCCACTGGTAGGTAAAAAGTTCAGCTCCAGCAGggaaacctgcaaaaaaaaaaaaaaagataagcaAAAGATTGTTTACTTCAGTTTTTGTCCAAACAAATTATATTTCAACTGACTGAGTGGACGGTTACTATGTTATTATAGTAGGTGTAATCTTTTCCTTAACTAAaacctaattttaaaaatcaaagaattaaaaagtataagaaaaatagcacaaaatGAACCCAAGGGACTAAATTAAACAATCGATTCAAAAAGTAAACAGACAACTGGCaagtaataataacaaaatcattttaaaaatgcctgCAAAATAACTCCaacaatcagatttttttttattataatccCAGATTTAATCAAAAGGTACATTAATTTATATTAGTGTTGAGCTTTTATAGTAAAAAGCTCCATGCATGTATAAACGCTTTCATTGTTTATCTTTGTGTAATTTAGCATTTAAATTATCTGTACAAGTAGAAAAATATACATCTTCTTTTAAATATACGAACAATTATTCCATATTTAAGCAGATCCGATTGTTTTTAATACCGAAGCTCCTCAAAGAACACATTATACATTTGTTTATCGAGTTGTAATTGGCTTTTTAAATGCCTTAGGgtaaaaataccaataaaagTTATTACAAAAGTAGATAAGACTAGAATCAAATGTAGATAATCATAATAACTGCAAAACATTTCCTCTGCTAAGCTACGCTAGACCGTTAGCATGCTAGCTATGTTAGCTAATAGCGCTCCAGCTTCACAATGTTGAAATAAATTCCGATTTtactcaaacaaaaacaaagaaataaaccaGACAGATTTGTCACCTTCAACTTGCTCAGAAGGTCCCCACATTTATTCAGGTTCGGGTTTTTCTTGTTCCACTCGGCTTTCAGAGTCTCATACAGCCCCGCTGTCTCTTTCAACGCCATGGTGAGTCTGCAAAATGTACGACACCGGGCCACTGTCATACGTTAGGAGGCGTTGCCAAGGGCAGCATGCAACTGATGGGTTCCTATCAGCCCGGAACGTTAAAACAGTCCGCCATATTGGGAAGGGAAccaatataatataatacaaaaaatgtGCTGCTTCTGGCGAAACAGCCGTGAGAATGTATATTTGCAGAATGATTGCTGaagaaaatgcaagaaaaagcagggggaaaaaaagcataagaacctgaaatatttgaaaaagctGGAAACTAAAACGTAGCAAAAGAAATAGCAGAAATCAGCAAAAGCAGAAATTTGTATAAAACCTGAaatagttggaaaaaaaaacatagcaaaagAAGTAGCATGAATtagcagaagcagaaattaatataaatcctaaaatagttgaaaaagttgaaaagtaaaacatagccaaaaaaaagcacaaagaacAAGCAGAACATTTTGATATATGAATTGCTAAAATTGATTAAAGTTTACAGAAGACCTTTGTAGACAGTAGAACCAGTAAAAGCAGAATGCTGACACACAGATAGAAACAGAGCACAACAAAGAAATACATTCAAGGAATCGGAGAAGGTGTGACATGTCTGAACTCCAGAagagtttgacagaaaacattaagaCCTGTAGCAATGATAGCAATAGTTCCTTAAAGTAGACATTCGTCACTATGTTTTAATGCCGAAAAATGTGAGTAGGATATAATATAACataacataatataatataaaataatataatataatataacaaAGGGGGTCAAAGTCACAAACATCTATTGTGTAGACACACTATTTTTGTGAGATGTAAATACAGTTACAACTGTTTTACTGTATCTATCTTTTTGCATGCATTTATGGCCAACACTCTATTTCGTTGTGCTGTTGTCATATTTGCAGCTCTGCAGAGGGATATCAACCAGgtcttgattgaaaaaaaaaaagatttctattCTCAATGACATACCTGATGAAATAAAGGTtacacacatacatattttCATGTAATACTTCTAGTTCTGTGGTCTTGCCTCTGAAATGACATGGGGTTTTGATCATTGTCACACAGTAACAGTAATTAGTGTcggatttttaatatttttttgacaaTCCTAATGTATAATTAAAATATGATGTGTTTAAGTTGCATCATggcaaaatatgtaaatgtaatttCCAGTGATAATGGGTTACATGGCAGAACTATTAACAAGTCACACAGTTTAgttcttcatatttttattgtgagATTTTCGAGGAAACTGGATGTCAGCTTGATTTCTTGTAGTACAAACCTCTGCCGGCAGGTGGCTGTAATGCCCTACAAACATGGCTGCTAAGCCTTGTTAAACACGAAGAAGACGCTGATGACGAATGTTCGGCCAGTTGATCAAGATGGCGGCGTTCGGAGCAGATCGGTGGCTGAATGATTTACCAAATCACACTATTTTCAAGAAGATACGAGAAAGGCTGGACCCGGAGTCCGAGAGAAATGAGAAGGAAACGGCCAAGAACCTGACGTTTTGTCTGGGTGGAGACTTTTTCCTGTGGGACGACTCTGAAGGCGTGTTTTACACCACCAACCTGCGGCAGTTGAACTCCGAGGAGTCCGAAAGCAGCGGGAAGTACCAGACGCTCCAGTGCATCAACCCGCCTCTGTTCCAGGTGTGCCAGCTGCTGCTGAGCCCCACGCAGCACCTCGTCGCGCTGGTCGGCCAGAGAGGGGTTTCGGTTTTGGAGCTCCCTCAGCGGTGGGGGAAGCGGTCCGAGTTCGAGGGCGGCCGGGAAAAGATCAACTGCAAGACCATCCCGGTGGCGGAGCGCTACTTCACCAGCTCCCCGTCAGTGAAGCTGCGACAGGCGGCTTGGTACCCGAGCGAAACCGACGAGCCCCACCTGGTTCTGCTCACATCCGACAACACCATCCGATTCTACGCGCTGAAGTCGCCGCACACGCCGGCTAAAGTGCTGCCCGTGTCGCAGTCGGAGGATGAAACCAGCAGCCTCCACCCGCCGGTTCGCTCCTACGCCGCGTCTCTGGGAGAAATAGCAGTCGCCTTCGACTTCGGTTCGGCTTCCGGTCCTCCGCGGCAGCTGGCGGCGCAGTGCTCCAAAAACCAACCGGTTTATTATCCCCTCTACATCCTCTATGAAAACGGGGAAACCTACGTGAGTTACACCAGCTATGCAACCGGCCTCAGCGTGAGCAAACCGGCCGGACCACTGCCCATGTATCCCGCCGCGGAGGACAACTACGGCTACGACGCATGCGCAGTCTTGTGCCTGCCATGCGTCCCCAGCATCCTGGTGATCGCCACGGAAACGGGGATGCTGTATCACTGCGTGGTGCTGGAGtgtgaagaggaggaggagtggatCCGAGGCTCGGAGGCGGTTCCGGCTCTCTACGTGTTTGAATGCGTGGAGCTGGAGCTCACACTCAGAGTGGCAGCGGAGGAGGACGAGCCGCAGGAGTTTGACTTCACCTGCCCCATCAAGCTGCACCGGGACCCGCTGTGTCCGCAGCGGTACCACTGCACCCACGAGGCCGGGGTGCACAGCGTGGGGCTCATCTGGCTCAACAAGCTGCAGAAGTTCCTCCAGTCCAACGAAGAGGACAAGGACAGCCTGCAGGAGCTGGCCGCGGAGAAGCGCTGCATCGTGGAGCACATCCTCTGCACCCGGCCCCTGCCCAGCCGGCGCTCGGCTCCTGTCCGCGGCTTCCTCATCGTGTCTGACCTCTCTCTGGGAGCCACCATGATCTGCATCACCTCCAGCTATGAGTGCATCATGTTGCCCCTTCTCAGCTCCATTCGCCCTCCCTCTCCACCGCTGCTTTGCTCCGATCCGGGTCCCGGTTCCGCCAGCTCGCCCCTCCGCGGCCTGGCCAGCGACTCCTTCGAGCAGCACATCCGTAGCATCCTGGCGCGGAGCTCCAACAACCCCATGGTGCTGAAAGCTGGTGACAAGGAGGCGTCCTCACCGCCGGCGGAGTGTCTGCAGCTCCTCAGCAGAGCCACGCaggtctttttcttcttctttggttcTTAATGGCAGCTAGCATCCGTCCACcaatagctgcatttccattaactaTAAAACTACGCAAAtggaaattagaaaataaatttggttaatggaaacacgtcaatttcgcaaaaaaaaaaaaaaatcttgtttttccgTACAGACGTTTTTGCGCTAgtttgaggtggtttttcagccatatttaaatagttatttagcaaaactgcgTCATTGGAGTCACGTGaacaacagccggatgttaccaCTGGCATAAGCCACGAAAATAGTCGCatgattgatttaattttatatatatatgtgtgtgtgtgtgtgtgtgtgtgtgtatttcagtAACTCCCATCACAAATGTGggcaaatgttgaaaaaataaaaattttgcatcaagacataaaattaaaatctcaaaCATGTAAAAGAGGAAAT
It includes:
- the psmd8 gene encoding 26S proteasome non-ATPase regulatory subunit 8; translated protein: MALKETAGLYETLKAEWNKKNPNLNKCGDLLSKLKVSLLELNFLPTSGSAITKQQLILARDVLEIGALWSILKKDIPSFERYMAQLKCYYFDYKDELPAAAYMHQLLGLNLLFLLSQNRVSEFHTELERLSARDIQTNIYIKHPVSLEQYLMEGSYNKVFLAKGNIPAESYNFFIDILLDTIRDEIAGCIEKAYEQIQFSEATRVLFFNSPKKMTDYAKKRGWTQNRDGYYTFTSQQQRTEEVAIPSKELAEQVILYARHLEMIV
- the nup88 gene encoding nuclear pore complex protein Nup88, whose product is MFGQLIKMAAFGADRWLNDLPNHTIFKKIRERLDPESERNEKETAKNLTFCLGGDFFLWDDSEGVFYTTNLRQLNSEESESSGKYQTLQCINPPLFQVCQLLLSPTQHLVALVGQRGVSVLELPQRWGKRSEFEGGREKINCKTIPVAERYFTSSPSVKLRQAAWYPSETDEPHLVLLTSDNTIRFYALKSPHTPAKVLPVSQSEDETSSLHPPVRSYAASLGEIAVAFDFGSASGPPRQLAAQCSKNQPVYYPLYILYENGETYVSYTSYATGLSVSKPAGPLPMYPAAEDNYGYDACAVLCLPCVPSILVIATETGMLYHCVVLECEEEEEWIRGSEAVPALYVFECVELELTLRVAAEEDEPQEFDFTCPIKLHRDPLCPQRYHCTHEAGVHSVGLIWLNKLQKFLQSNEEDKDSLQELAAEKRCIVEHILCTRPLPSRRSAPVRGFLIVSDLSLGATMICITSSYECIMLPLLSSIRPPSPPLLCSDPGPGSASSPLRGLASDSFEQHIRSILARSSNNPMVLKAGDKEASSPPAECLQLLSRATQVFREEYIMKQDMAREEMERRVKLLTGQKVKQVEELASCREERKSLTEAAERLADKYEDAKYRQEALMNRVKKVLCNLQSQLPVLSNSEKDMRKELQSVNDKLKHLDNCIRQVNTKLEYQKTQVDKEMSASKTAVPLNAQQKKVVQDVLREQGQQIGDMMKQIKDIKNHFSF